TaactaacttttgctgcctcttggccaggactcccttgaaaatttgttttttaatctcagtgggaccttcctgattaaagaaaaaaaaagaaagtcctCAAAGCTATTTCCTACCATTACCCTCTTGCTTCTTGAACATATTTTCTAagtcaacttaaaaaaaaaaattgcctTGATAGGATGTTGGGATAGAAACAAGACAGGCGTTCATCTTTATGCATGAAATATTTTGTTCTGAAATAATTTGTGATTAATTCTGTAGTGTGTGAAGTGCTTTGAGGCTAATTTAGTGCATCATGTTTTTGGCCAGCAGGTCTGCTCAAAAGCACCAAAAGGCTCATCTACTTTAATGAGCTTCCTCATAAATTGGAAGCTCTATGATACATCGCCTAATACTGTAACCCAAAGGGAATTAGTAGGAAAGCATAAACCAACTATCCAGTGAGTCGAGTAGAGAAACTGAATGGACACCAATGAACAGAATTCATTTTATTGATGGAAAACCTCCATGTGATGCTTTTCTCACAAAGGAAACAAGATATAACAAATTAACACAACTCAGAAATGGCCTCTATATTCAGTTGTCAATAAGTTTTTAATTGTTCAGCAATCTGTAATGAAGCAAAGCGCATTAAAATATGTGCTCGATGCTGTGATTAGGTGGTTTAATCAGAGATCAGCAGGTGTGGGAAAACATTCAAATAAAAAGGTCAAAGATGTTTTCTTACTTCAGAAAATTCTTTTCAAtgttttttcaaaaaagtttggGTTGACTGAGTGCTGAAATGTTTACTAGAAGAGAGTTGGGGAGTTATTCTTTCTTTGTATTTTTAAATGTTGATATGGACATTATTGTAGACAAAGTACATTCATGTTTATGCATGTGGAATTCAACAATAGAATCACAAATACCAACTTTATAGCATTACAATACACCACGCTACGCCACTATGCATGCCATAGTATACTATAACATTAAACTACACTAGACACTACACCACACCATGTGTACTATACTATAactgtactatactatactatactatactatactatactatactatactatactataacaTTACTACACTATACACTATGCCACACTATAATATATTACACTACACTACGCTATACTAGACTAAACTATGCTTTGCTACATTATAAGATTACACTACACTATACAGTATACTGCATCACACCATGCTACACTGtactatattatactatattatactaTAATATAGTATaaaatagtatagtatagtatagtatggtacAGTATAGTAACTATATTATACTATACAATGCTTTGCTACATTACAACATTACACTACATTATACACTACAAAACGCCATGCCACACTATACTATATCACACTATGCTATACCAATGCTATGCTACATTATAACATTACATTAATTACACTACACTACATGCCACGTcacactaaactaaactaaaatcaACTGTACTGATATACTTTGCTATGATTTACTACATTTCACAACACAACATTGTATGACATTACAATATGTTACACCACGCTACACTACACTACGCTGCGCTAtacaatactatactatactatactatactatactatactatactatactatactatactgtgCTATGATATGCTATGCTATTGTTTACTATGCCATTCTTTGCTATGCTTTGCTATACAGGGATTATCATTTATGTTGCTGGTTCAGTTCTAAATTATCCTGGTCCAGTTTAATTCTGCATTAACTTAAACGCCTTGTCCACACATTCAAGGCCATGCATAACCTCGCCCATGATCTCCTGAACTCTGACAGATCTGGATCCCTGCCAACCCTCCACGTCCTCCACCCATGTTTCTGTATCTCCTGCTCATCTACCATAGGGCCCAGAGCAATCAATCGCTCTGCCTCTCACCTCTGGTGTTCTCTCCCTCCAGACATCAGAACAACTGACTCTCTTCCACACTTTAAGCCACAAACCCAGTGCTTTCTTCTTATGACTATCTGTTAACCTGTCTTCATTGTTTAATTAATAAGGTGCTTTTATATTATAATTCCTTATTGTTTTTTGTTGCCATCtttcattttatttaattttaaggtGTCCTTGAATATCATGAAAGTGTTATTATTatcttgtttggaccttgatactGTAACACTGGCTATATCTGAGCTTTTTTGAGCCAACATGACTTCATCATGAGGTCATTTACTGTTTTACACATGGACATGCCACACATTTCAGCCTAAGCCCCTTATTAGTGTGAGTTAATGAAATGTCGGCAGCATTTCTAAGGTTTCCATTCATCTGACCAAAAAATTGACCACGCCACGCTTCATTAGACTATTTGAATCAAAACCTTTTGCAGTCTTTAGTCATTTAAAGTACCTTCGTGACCACGCAGCAAGGAAATCAGCCTACAAACTTTGCTATTGGTTTCCTGTAAATTACCGGGGGGTTCTGATTGGTTTGCAGTTTGAGGTAAAGCTTTTGACCAGCCAATAGACTGTAATCAAGTTCACTGAGTTGGTGGAAAAACTCCTCAGGGATAGCGTATAAAACCATGAGCTGTGAGAGATCTCTGCAGATGCTCAACTCAGCTCATCATTTACTTCTTCATTCTTTTCCAGAAGAAGATCTAACGTTCTAAGGTTAGTAGAGCTCAAagcatttgtgtttttatttattttttattttcacatttaatCACAAAATATGAAATATGATGCTGTGGATTTTAAAGGAGATACCCAATAAGGTTCAGGAAATACTGAAAgtttgtttagatttttttttcatcttctGACCTTGCTTCACTTCCACAGAGAAACGTGACCATGCTCAAACTCAGGACACTCCTTCTGGCTTGTGCTCTGATTTTTTCTCAGACAGACATCCTACAGGCTGCTTCTTCCAGGTGAGTGTTTTTATTTCGACAACCTGCTCGTTTTTCTACACTCACATTGTTGTTTCAGAGGCAGAGAGGCCATTTGTCTAAGTGAACGTTTGTTTTTAGGGAGTCCATATCAGATGGGGTCACATTATTGAACAAGGATGCTGAAACCTTACTCACAGCAATCAAGGAGTTCATGCAAATAACCTCCGGCGAATCGGCCCAACAAGCAGCTGAAGAGGAGAGGTATTAACAGCCTTTGATTTGATCATATTTCAGTTTTCTTTCTATTTTTGCAAAATCTCCACAGATCAAGCTTGGTTTTAATTTTAAAGTGACCTTTATGTTCTCTCTGAGCCTCTCAGTGCATGGAGTGCAGTTACCAATTTGTTCACTGATTCAGCTATTGGTTCTTTCACTATTACACGGCGTAAACAACTTGCATGTCGTTAAAAAAACATATCTAGCAAGAGTGGCAGATAACAGAATAATAACAGCTGAACAATCTTGTTATATCATCTGAATGACTTTTAACTGATCTCAATCACATATTATGCAAATGCATGATTGTCTAGAATAAGCATGTGGTTTTCAGCATGTaagtttctttctttttattttttgtgtgcatGTTTTCACCATCTAACAGTTTGGAAAGACCAGTGTCTAAGCGCTGCACCGGCTTAAGTACATGCATGTTGGGCAAACTCTCCCAAGATATTCACAAACTTCAAACCAGTCCTCGCACCAATGTGGGAGCCAAGACCCCCGGCAAGAAGAGAGGTCAATCCGAGCTATATGAGGGAGAAAGCAACTCGTTCAACCTGTTTCCATCCACTCTGTCTGTCTGAGCGAACATTTGCATGTTCATCTGCCTTTTTTCAGTCAAACTGCATGTGGAAAAAatggacaaaaaataaaaataagaaaataaaatggttctttcTTTGATTTGATGAcaaatttaataaaaacaaaattaaaaagcaCATTTCCTGTTTGATAACCCTGATAACCCTAACCAAACCCATCCTAAAATATacatacttttttttttgcacaaagcattcaacaggaacaatttgtaaaaattaaacactaaaattaatgtttaaaTGTGAGTAAGTGTGGATGTTTATGATACACAAACATTTATTTGACTGTAAACTAAAAAAAAAGGGATTTGGGGTTTTTGGTTAATTTGATTCATTTCATCCCACCTACAACATCACAATTACCTGCCTTTCTTTTACCTGAAAGCAACTCAACGGCACAAAAGCGGGCGTGTAACACAGCCACCTGTGTGACCCACCGACTGGCCGACTTCCTGAGCCGGTCAGGAGGGCTGGGACACAGCAACTTTGTTCCCACCAACGTTGGAGCCCAGGCGTTCGGCCGACGGAAGCGCCACGGCTTTGTGCGAGTACAAGACCAGATACATGGTAGGAACTTATTCAGtccagccctaaccctaaccacccccccccccccaataaataaataaataaataaataaataaataaataaataaataaaatgccacTGAACATCAAGTGAGAAAATAAAAATAGGATGTTCACTATGAATATTTGAAAGCTTACTGTATTCACTATGTTTGACAAATGTAGTCAAAATTGTGAAAATCATATAATTATTGCTTTTAACACTAAAGAAATTCAAACATAATTTGCACAAGTTTGTAAAGTCTTTATGTCTATTGCTTGTTATAACAAGTCACACCTTCAAGTATTGTTTAAACTATTTAAAGTGGTTCCTTAGATTTTCTGAAGAGTTTAAAAAGATTCTCTTTGGACTTTAGCTGCTTTTTTAACTCCTTTTTTGTCTAGTTTTTGTACCTGATCACAGCAGAATGTTGAATAATATAATATGTTGGGCACGATGGTTAAGTTAGACATGAAACAACGTCTACAGCAGACAAATATCTGAAAGTTGAGGTTTCAAGACTTGTAAAATTTTtaagcataaataaataaataaataaataaataaataccatcAGAGATCTAAAACCTATGGGATCCTTGATCCTCGTGCTAGGATAATTTTCTTCTTAAAtcaaaaatgtgatttaatttattattttaaaaatatgatTCCCATATTATGTTTGCCTTAGAAAAACTTGCTAATAATCAAAAACCTTGAGACAACCTGACAAATGAatgagaaaaatgtaaaaaactgTTTATCGTTCCCAATTATGTTTGCAAACCTGCGAGTTTGTCAAACGCATTCATCGTGTCTTCTCTCCTTTCTTCAGGTCTCTGAAGGACGATTCTTACCCTCGAGGGACAGACCAGCATCACCATCCAGTAAAATAACAGTAGAATAAACATCACTGAACCCAAATGGTTCAGTTGCCAGACTTCATCGTTAGTAGAAAATGAGAAATAGTTTCTAAAAGGCCACAGATTAATTAGCTAAGAGGGATTAAAGTGGATTTCTGTTTTCTGTCTTTCTTGGTCTGTGGCTCACCTGAACGTCTGACCTGTGGCTTTAGTGCCGTGTGCCTCTGTGCTATACCAACATAACCCCTAAACAACTGACTTCCTGCTGCTTTGATGTTAAACACTCTGGTAAATGAGGTGAATAATTTACTCGTGAATCTAAATATTGGACAGATTGTGACTTGGGAGtagaaataaatgtattttctttacATCACGCTCTCTGGTGTGACTGTGTTATATGCATTTGTATTGTTAATTTAGAGCTTGGGTGTCATCTTAGACAACACCTTATCCTTCATTcctcatattaacaacacaataaaaactgcttattttcatcttcgcaatatcaatcggctctgcccctccctcagtcagcactccactgctattttggtccacagcctggtcaccagtcgcatcgattactgtaacgccctcctctctggtctccctctaaaatcactcagcaagttacagttagtccaaaattcagctgcccggataatcaccaagacctccacttttgatcacattacccctgtcctgcaacaacttcacgggctccctgtcaaatacagaattgactataagatacttcttcatgcctttaaagccatccataatctcgctcccccatatctttctaatctcctccacattgtctctcccactcgctctctccgatcatcatcttcaccttccctgtctgttcctcgcactcgtctcagtactatgggagccagagctttcagccactcagctccaaaactctggaacactctaccgcctgacctccgcaatataaactccttctcaaccttcaagtctcaactcaaaactcacatgttccgcctgacttactcactgtaactgtcctccttccatctactctttttagtctattatccattgcactgctccgactctacccttgggaattactcttagcatttatttcttgttgtttgtattgcttgaTTGTTATATTTTGTCTTctacagtgaccttgagagctttgaaaggcgcttgaaataaaatgtattattattattattattattattttaaaagacCCTGATAAATATATTTAACAAAACATTACACTGTTCTTCTAATTTCTGTTAATTTATGGGTCTTAATGATGAAATATCATGTCTAGTTTGTGTTCATCTCATGGCTCatgttgccctctgctgaccacagTAACTTTCTACTCATTCAATGATGCTGCAATACTGCAAAAGTCTCAATTAAAAGTTTTCCTCAGTTCTTCTTGCAGTGTTGTGTTTTACTTTGTTTGCAAGTACAAAAACTCGAATCAACTGAACACTCGTGTCTAACTTGATGAAATCCTGACATACAATAATTAAAaaacgttccagaaatggatcgAAGCGTCTCCTGTGGAAACGCGAGGCAGAAAATAGACATTTCCATCAGGTTATTATCAGGTTTATCAGTAAACCGTGACCTCTTGTCATCTCTGCAGTTGTTCATTAACTTCAGCCAGTCAGAAGAGGATGTAGAACCCTAAATACAATAAATTTGTGCAACAGACGACTAAAGACGAGACATCTGTTTATTGTGTTATCTAGTCAGGGAACAGCAACCGTTTGTTTTTCCTGTAGACACATCAAACACGTTACTGTTTTACATGATGTTATATTTAAAACAGTAAAATGTTCATAAATCTACTTTTAAGTCCTTGTGATGTCATCCTATCACTGTTTATTAAACCTGTTACTTGTTTTTGGGATGAAGTTAAAACTTCATTTCATATCAAAGTCATTTTCTTTTGACGCCACCTGTAACACTGAAGCATTAAACGTAGCATCACCTGAACACGTGGTCTTCTCACCTGTCCGACAATCTACCCATCTGACCATACAGCACTGTTCTTTCTTTCAGATTCCAGTCTTTGTGCTCACTAAAGCCGTTTCCTTCACTTCACTGATAGGTGAGTTTGCTTTTTAGGCCTAACAGATCACTGTGGAAGGAACCCGAATTTCCCTATTGCACATGAAAAAGATTCAAATCAACTCCAATCACAAGAAATCAAGATTTTGTTTCCAGAAAAACATTTAATCATTAACAGTATTTGTTATTTTTATGGTTTTCACATTTAGTTTCAAACTTAGCATTTATAGAAGATGATTTAAAGTAACCCTatatagttttttaaactttaagctagcgcttaaacattgatctcagtgattgtcgagttagaaacttgaccagattCACATTTGACAACATTCAACCCTCTGCTGATCAAAAACCGCACTTAActgttttgtggagcgggtaggtgtcctATAGGGGGCACTCTTTGCCTCCTTTgtggctgttagctgttatgctagcagttagctttttcagttcactgattgacaataaaaaacacaaaaaagaaaaagaagacatttgcttttttgttggcTTCCTGGAGAAAcctagaagtaaaagtaagagagtaatgtctttggaggtgaagcaaagagctaaaaccagagtgaacatgcaGCCTACATtagcttgagggagctaaaggctacaaaatcacagactgatggtgacctggctttgttgcttgcTGGACTAATGTTTTTTGTTCAACAGTCTGGATCTTTTaaatttgtggtttattttagtattagctgaCTTGTGTTAGTGTTAGATTGTTGCTAGCTCTAGCTACAGCTGgcttgtttatgacagttgtaattccactttcaaccagtaggtagggcagaggagcaggaagctGCTCTGTGTTAATTCAATTTTACCATAGAATGCTGAAAGGAAGAGAAGCTCCTCACTTATTCATCAGTAAAAGTTAATTTGCTCGCATagaaaaaacatttacattataGAGATGAAAACGGTGTTTCTAGAATGCGTGGCTTAAAAACATTAATATTATATTCTCATCTTTTATTCTTCTAGTGACGTGCATGTGGGATTCTCACATTTTATTCTAGCACACTGGTTCCCAAACTGTTTTGCTCACCCACAGAATTACAAAGGCAAATACTTCCaaattagcaaaaataaatagCAAACCCAAACATCTCCAGCTCACATGGCCCCACGTATAAACACATTATTTTTATCTTATGGTGTGACTTTTTTTAACACGTATTTTTTTCTTGATTGCTTTATTTGACTTCTGGAGGAGACCCTAAACTCAGTGTTTCATGATCCGCATGGGAGTCCTGACCCTAAAGTTGGGAACCACTCATTTAGCATAGCAGCATATAGTAAGGGATGTTATCCCTCCATTCCCCGGAGTGGCTGGTTTCAGGTTTAACAGCCCCACAGACGGGAGAGTCACTATGCCTCCTGAGTACCGGAGTAACAGACCTTGGACTTCAAGGCTGCTGCATCTCCCTAATTAATATGCCTAATCTAATAGCTGGTTGTCTCCTGTCTCTTCTGGGAGACTCCACTTGTTCAGAACTTTTCTGAACACTATTTGGCATCCGATCCGACAGTTTAGTTGATCCTAAAAAAACACATCATAGAAATGAAAGAGATGTAAATTTTGCAGAAGTCAGACAATCAAACACAGTTTCTAAGCAAACTGTGACAGGATTGAAGTGGAAGAGAGTGCCTTTAAAACGTCTCCCTCCCCTGACTGACAATGCACGTGTCTGTTGAATAAACAGATAAAATCAGGAACATTTCAGCCGCGAGTATGTGGAAACTCCCAGAGAGCTATTGAAGGAGACAAGGGGCCGGTGTGAGGGTTTGTTCAGAGTCCCGGTGGAGATCTGTGGTTTGTCTGGGGATGAGCATCTACCATATTTGCCTCATCCCCATCTGGACGTCAGACGGAAAGTCAATTAGTCACTATATCTGTTTTTGAGTCAATAAACGAGTCACAGACAagcgtgtgtgaatgtgtgtgctgcTTGTTGGGTAAACCTTTCTGCGCATGTGGGATATGTGGTTCCTGACTCAACATGAACCATCTGACAAGTTTTTGTCATTTCTCTGACAGTGGACGGAGCCTAAATGAAATGGAACACAAAATGGATGAGAAACATTGTCCAATCATGGCTTAAAGGGCAGAGCCTATACTCATAGAGTCTAGGGTTACAACACGTGACCGTTGTTTTTAATGCCGTTTCTGCCATGTTTTCGTGCCTAAAAGTTACTTTTTGTTGAATCATGCCATTCTCCTGATCATCCTGATGCGCTTTTGTTGTCGGTGAACTGGGAATACAGACATGAATAactagcatttatttatttattttattttgaacatgcagcattgtacaaaatgaaaaaacaaacaaacaaaaaaacaaaacaaaaacaaaataaaataactaaGGTGCCCTACtaatcagcattttttttgttctaCCTCCTACTTTAAGCCACATGTTCAAATAGGAGTGGGAAGAAGTTTCTACTTATAAACTCCCACCCATTTTTCATGGATAACATCCAAAACGTAATTCCATTATtctatatcagaatcagaatgtcctttattgtcattgtaaagcttgatttatacttctctgtgagcTCCACAACGGAGAGATGCACACGTAGTgttggaaaggttttcacatctGAACTTCTGTTCAGAcagcggagtgttgcaaagcaattccccgccaggacaacagagggcgtagcgctgttctgtggtatcctgcctcgataacactcatgtatccggtcccgataacgtatttactaatgtgtttatatacttcagagactttataacacggacacatttgtccttcattctcctccacctcttcatgcggttgcaacagagaagtataaatcaggcttaacacgTGTAACTCACAGCCAAAGCTTAACAAATGACAATATTAATTCCAATAAATCTAAATATATTACAATTCACACATTCTTTTGATCTCTATACCTCCTGATAATTGTTTCTTTATATACTTTTTGAACTGCTTTATGTTTGGACATTGCTTCAACTCCACATTCAAACTGTTCCATAGCTTCACCccaccaggggcgcctccagaaaattttgataggggtgaccagatggggccaaagaaatttttggggtggcacaccaaattggtccttgtggtaactctggttgaatttagtctgtggcgatgtactgcattgcacctttatttgttttcattaaaataacagtatgtatccaaaacattgaacttaaattttacaaatgcaaacattttagaaaaatacattacagttatttaaaatgttaccacaaatttaatttaaaatttaatttttttaggtttattcacctgttgctgtgttcacaaaaaaaactatggagataaaagggGTTGCAGTTTTCTggaggtggccatggccacccctggccacccattGGGGGCGCCCTTGAACACAATATCCCTCTTAAACAATAAACctcttaaagtggcagtgtgtattttccctggggatagggggcagtagacacctaagtcattgcaagcaagcattatttttgtgttcgtgtaagaccttaccaaccattagggtca
This genomic window from Nothobranchius furzeri strain GRZ-AD chromosome 9, NfurGRZ-RIMD1, whole genome shotgun sequence contains:
- the calca gene encoding calcitonin/calcitonin-related polypeptide, alpha isoform X2, giving the protein MLKLRTLLLACALIFSQTDILQAASSRESISDGVTLLNKDAETLLTAIKEFMQITSGESAQQAAEEESNSTAQKRACNTATCVTHRLADFLSRSGGLGHSNFVPTNVGAQAFGRRKRHGFVRVQDQIHGL
- the calca gene encoding calcitonin/calcitonin-related polypeptide, alpha isoform X1, whose product is MLKLRTLLLACALIFSQTDILQAASSRESISDGVTLLNKDAETLLTAIKEFMQITSGESAQQAAEEESLERPVSKRCTGLSTCMLGKLSQDIHKLQTSPRTNVGAKTPGKKRGQSELYEGESNSFNLFPSTLSV